In one Silene latifolia isolate original U9 population chromosome 10, ASM4854445v1, whole genome shotgun sequence genomic region, the following are encoded:
- the LOC141605339 gene encoding uncharacterized protein LOC141605339 — protein MNTYSYVKGSYIGFQLWKNNRKTKKLRNLLLKLVRSYIAEGKDAEFLKCEENYTSILDCELIIIDGHVSQNYVRVAAYLYSRVWKNFYGEGKSFMLDPIIAIRALNDENVNLESYTKHMNGARLKNIDVVS, from the exons ATGAACACTTACAGCTATGTAAAGGGCAGTTATATTGGTTTTCAGCTTTGGAAAAATAACAGAAAGACTAAGAAGCTAAGAAACCTACTCTTGAAGTTAGTGAGATCTTATATTGCCGA GGGAAAAGATGCAGAATTTCTCAAATGTGAAGAgaattacacttcaattttggaTTGCGAGCTAATAATTATAGACGGTCATGTTTCCCAGAAC TATGTCCGTGTAGCGGCCTACCTCTACTCTAGAGTGTGGAAAAATTTCTATGGCGAGGGAAAGAGCTTTATGTTGGATCCAATCATTGCA ATTAGAGCTTTAAATGATGAAAACGTGAATCTTGAATCGTACACAAAGCACATGAATGGAGCTCGTCTAAAAAATATTGATGTGGTCAGTTGA